The genomic window TACCGCGTCCCCGCCTCGTGCACGGCGTCGACCACCGCCCTGGCGGTGTCGACGCTCGCCATGGGCATGATCCCGTGGCCCAGGTTGAAGATGTGGCCGCGGGCAGCCTTGCCCTTCCGGACGATCTCCGCCGCGGTGCGCTGGGCGACCTCGACGGGGGCGAACATGTAGGCGGGGTCCATGTTGCCCTGGACGCTGAAGTCGGGGCCGATGATGCGGATGGCGTCGGCGAGGTCGATGTGCCAGTCGAGGCCGAGCACATCGCCCCCCGCTTCCTTGACGGTGTCGAGCATGAGGCCGGCGCCCTTGACGAAGTGGATGATCGGCACGCTCCGGTCGAGGCTCGCCAGGATGCGCTTGGAGTGGGGCAGCACGTAGGCGGCGTAGTCCGCCGGGGAGAGGATGCCGCCCCAGGTGTCGAAGAGCTGGAGGGCCTGGGCGCCGGCGGCTGCCTGGGCGTTGAGGTAGGCGATGACGGTGTCGGAGACCTTGGCCATGAGGTCGCCGAAGAGGTCGGGGGCGGTGAACATCATGCGCTTCAAGTTGGCGAACTCGCGGCTCCCCTTGCCCTCCACCATGTAGGCCGCCAGGGTGAAGGGGGCCCCCGAGAAGCCGATCAGGGGCACCTTGCCGGCGAGCTCCTTGCGGATGAGGCGCACGGCGTCGAGCACGTAGGGCACGTCGGCCTCGGGCTCGCACACCCGCAGGGCGTCCACTGCGGCCCGGGTGCGGATGGGCTCCATGACGGGGCCGGGGTTGAACTCCACCTGGCAGCCCATTCCCTCGAGCGGAATCATGATGTCGGAGAAGAGGATCGCCGCGTCCACCCCCAGGCGGTCCAGGGGCTGGAGGGTGACCTCGCAGGCGAGCTCCGGGGTCTTGCAGACCTCGAGGAAGCTGTGCCTGGCGCGCACGGCCCGGTACTCCTCCATGTAGCGCCCGGCCTGGCGCATGATCCACGCGGGGGTGGTGTCGACGGGCTCGCCTCGGCAGGCCTTGAGAAAACGGTCGGCTCGGCTCATCTCGATCTCCTTCGTCGATCTCGGCTTGTCAGCTTGTCAGCTGCGCAGCTCGGCAGCCAGTCTTCAGTGGTCATCGGGAATGTGTCTTCCGCCGCCCAGCCGCCTAGCGGGCCAGCCGCACCGGCAGATAGTTGCAAAACGGTTCTTCGTCCAGGTAGTCGCCGGTGACGGCGTAGGCGCGGGCGCGGCAGCCGCCGCACACGTTGAGGAACTCGCACTGGCCGCACTTGCCCTTGTAGCTCTTGAAGTCCCGGAGCTGGCGGAAGAGGGGGCTCTCGAACCAGATCTTCCGGAAGGGCTCCTTCTTCACGTTGCCCGCGCTCAGGGGGAAGTAGGAGCAGGGCTTGACCTCGCCGAAGCAGTCGATGAGGCAGATGGACTGGGCGGCGATGCACCCCTTGCCGCCGCCCGTGGAGAAGGTGAGGCTGCGCCGCTCGAACTTGACCCCCTCCTTCTTCGCGAGCTGGGGCACGATGCGGTAGTAGTGGGGCGCGCAGGTCGGGCGCATGAGGATCTCGTCTTCGTGCTTCTCCTGCTGGTAGTGCCAGGCCAGGATCTCCTCGTAGTCCTCCTTGG from Thermodesulfobacteriota bacterium includes these protein-coding regions:
- a CDS encoding SPASM domain-containing protein — protein: EHGIKFLINSSFTRRNQAHIAETFRKAKALGATAWYMFMIVPTGRGEEIMGELISKEDYEEILAWHYQQEKHEDEILMRPTCAPHYYRIVPQLAKKEGVKFERRSLTFSTGGGKGCIAAQSICLIDCFGEVKPCSYFPLSAGNVKKEPFRKIWFESPLFRQLRDFKSYKGKCGQCEFLNVCGGCRARAYAVTGDYLDEEPFCNYLPVRLAR
- the hemE gene encoding uroporphyrinogen decarboxylase, which gives rise to MSRADRFLKACRGEPVDTTPAWIMRQAGRYMEEYRAVRARHSFLEVCKTPELACEVTLQPLDRLGVDAAILFSDIMIPLEGMGCQVEFNPGPVMEPIRTRAAVDALRVCEPEADVPYVLDAVRLIRKELAGKVPLIGFSGAPFTLAAYMVEGKGSREFANLKRMMFTAPDLFGDLMAKVSDTVIAYLNAQAAAGAQALQLFDTWGGILSPADYAAYVLPHSKRILASLDRSVPIIHFVKGAGLMLDTVKEAGGDVLGLDWHIDLADAIRIIGPDFSVQGNMDPAYMFAPVEVAQRTAAEIVRKGKAARGHIFNLGHGIMPMASVDTARAVVDAVHEAGTR